In a single window of the Aminomonas paucivorans DSM 12260 genome:
- a CDS encoding baeRF10 domain-containing protein produces the protein MAKRVLEQCQGQDPILSVYVDADRTRKSPKETLIDLKNQARAAREQSSPLGEEGWKKLEGVFDSLALRLEGFAGEGVPRGVALFASPRSGVLETVDLPSSPKPSVDLRGEPRILPLLEALCPYRDSWILVLDRQQSTFYRTHGERLTLQWEMGEELPRKVRDAGYQGGEERRLERRVDETLQRHLRSVAARLRELNDQRPAERAWVQVHRDLAEETLRALGSIPSLPARWLQGCREGTHRGELLEEARTEALRCFFEEGEELVSRILEESSAGGTATLGLRSVLAASNQGAVHQLVLEEQEVRNGKRCPACGALGLDETECPLCGTFMQEEADLWEVLARRVLERDGEVLVLGRPSALRDHDGLGARLRFAL, from the coding sequence GTGGCGAAACGAGTGCTGGAGCAGTGTCAAGGGCAAGATCCGATTCTCTCCGTCTACGTGGATGCGGACCGCACGCGCAAATCTCCCAAGGAGACCCTGATCGACCTGAAGAACCAGGCCCGGGCGGCTCGGGAGCAATCCTCCCCCCTGGGCGAGGAAGGTTGGAAGAAGCTGGAGGGGGTTTTCGACTCCCTGGCCCTGCGCCTTGAGGGCTTCGCGGGAGAGGGAGTCCCCCGGGGTGTGGCTCTCTTCGCCTCCCCCCGCAGCGGAGTCCTGGAGACCGTGGATCTGCCTTCCTCCCCCAAACCCTCGGTGGACCTGCGGGGGGAGCCCCGGATCCTGCCCCTGTTGGAGGCCCTCTGCCCCTACCGGGACAGCTGGATCCTCGTCCTGGACCGCCAGCAGTCCACTTTCTACCGCACCCACGGAGAGCGGCTGACCCTTCAGTGGGAAATGGGGGAGGAGCTGCCCCGGAAGGTGCGGGATGCGGGGTACCAGGGGGGGGAGGAACGGAGGCTGGAGCGCCGGGTGGACGAGACCCTCCAACGGCATCTGCGCTCTGTGGCCGCCCGGCTTCGGGAGCTGAATGACCAACGTCCTGCGGAAAGGGCCTGGGTTCAGGTCCACCGGGATCTGGCGGAGGAGACCCTCCGAGCCCTGGGGAGCATCCCCTCCCTTCCCGCGCGTTGGCTTCAGGGGTGCCGCGAGGGAACCCACCGGGGAGAGCTTCTGGAGGAGGCCCGGACGGAGGCGCTGCGGTGCTTCTTCGAGGAGGGGGAAGAGCTGGTCTCCCGCATTCTGGAGGAATCCTCCGCCGGGGGGACGGCGACCTTGGGACTGAGGTCCGTTCTCGCCGCCTCCAATCAAGGGGCGGTGCACCAGCTGGTTCTGGAGGAGCAGGAAGTCCGAAACGGCAAAAGGTGTCCCGCCTGTGGGGCCCTGGGCCTGGACGAGACGGAATGCCCCCTGTGCGGCACCTTCATGCAGGAGGAAGCGGACCTCTGGGAGGTCCTGGCGAGGCGCGTCCTGGAGAGGGATGGGGAGGTTCTGGTCCTGGGGCGTCCCTCCGCCCTTCGGGATCACGATGGCCTGGGTGCCCGCCTGCGCTTTGCCCTTTAG
- the rpoD gene encoding RNA polymerase sigma factor RpoD yields MMDYIDNVRELLHEGREKGFVTYEDIEKHLPKEVLSADVLDNLYFNLMELGIEVMEEAKTREETPADEPLPQATYQEEMGELEDLPLSDPVRMYLREIGKIPLLTPEEEVELAKGVEAGHAPSKAKLVEANLRLVVSIAKKYIGRGMLFLDLIQEGNLGLIRAVEKFDYRKGYKFSTYATWWIRQAITRAIADQARTIRIPVHMVETINKLIRVSRQLVQRLGREPTAEEIAGEMEIPAERVEEIQRIAQEPVSLETPIGEEEDSQLGDFLEDKDLPSPEEAAASQILREQLEEMLEDLTDREREVLRLRFGLEDGHPHTLEEVGRRFGVTRERIRQIEAKALRKLRHPSRSKKLRDFLE; encoded by the coding sequence ATGATGGACTACATCGACAACGTCCGGGAACTGCTCCACGAGGGGCGGGAAAAGGGCTTCGTCACCTACGAGGACATCGAGAAGCACCTTCCCAAGGAGGTCCTCTCGGCGGACGTGCTGGACAACCTGTACTTCAACCTCATGGAACTGGGCATTGAGGTGATGGAGGAGGCCAAGACCCGAGAGGAAACGCCGGCGGACGAGCCCCTCCCTCAGGCCACCTACCAGGAGGAGATGGGGGAGCTGGAGGACCTGCCCCTGTCCGACCCGGTGCGGATGTATCTGCGGGAGATCGGCAAGATCCCCCTCCTGACGCCGGAGGAGGAGGTGGAGCTGGCCAAGGGGGTGGAGGCAGGACACGCCCCCTCCAAGGCGAAGCTCGTGGAGGCGAACCTGCGGCTGGTGGTGAGCATTGCCAAGAAGTACATCGGCCGGGGCATGCTCTTTCTCGACCTGATCCAGGAGGGAAACCTGGGGCTCATCCGGGCGGTGGAGAAGTTCGACTACCGGAAGGGCTACAAGTTCAGCACCTACGCCACCTGGTGGATCCGCCAGGCCATCACCCGTGCCATCGCCGATCAGGCCCGGACCATCCGCATTCCCGTCCACATGGTGGAGACCATCAACAAGCTCATCCGGGTGTCCCGGCAGTTGGTGCAGCGCCTGGGTCGGGAGCCCACGGCGGAGGAAATCGCCGGGGAGATGGAGATCCCTGCGGAGCGCGTGGAGGAGATCCAGCGCATCGCCCAGGAGCCCGTTTCCCTGGAGACCCCCATTGGCGAGGAAGAGGACAGCCAGCTGGGGGATTTCCTGGAAGACAAGGACCTCCCCAGCCCGGAGGAGGCGGCGGCAAGCCAGATTCTCCGGGAACAGCTGGAGGAGATGCTGGAGGATCTGACCGACCGGGAGAGGGAGGTCCTGCGTCTCCGGTTCGGCCTGGAGGACGGACACCCCCATACCCTGGAGGAGGTGGGGAGGCGCTTCGGGGTCACCCGGGAGCGCATCCGACAGATCGAGGCGAAGGCGCTCCGCAAGCTGCGGCATCCCAGCCGGAGCAAGAAGCTCCGGGATTTTCTGGAGTAG
- the dnaG gene encoding DNA primase: MNDEVRRIKERLDLVEVVGDYVKLRKAGKSFVGLCPFHQEKTPSFSVSRERQTYHCFGCGAGGDVFRFLMEMEGWTFPQALEVLSARTGVVLEHRGRRREEGGDVLEEALAFYRASLGASEGEAARAYLRRRELPQEAWERFELGWSLPAWRSLEDHLRRQGLNLRDAVERGLLVEGPKGTYDRFRGRVMFPIRSETGRLLGFGGRLVDGEGAKYVNSPESPLFEKRKVLYLLPQAKRAIREKGSALVVEGYLDAIRCHLNGHPEAVASLGTAFTEEQADLLARQADRCLICFDTDAAGQEAALKGMYVLRRKGLDVRVVRLPKGKDPDELLRDPQGAEAFEGALTEALPLPRFHVAARRKWLEDPQERKRGLEEVLGGIASLSVLDVRPSLPDVAADLGLLPHELEALLRQRGWGGVSEKRPPFPPRSGERGEGIFPPPGVSIHESGEEEPAPDPWEAALCHLLWSREGSRSSSAPEGVLPLLRSECARAVASALLCGESPEELEARWLQTGDQRSAALLALGGAFLEELYLEESPEEEVLRQLRLREWRRRYEELHRRVVRKESLSEEERKDYVAMAAKIKRGEKRSYERKAP, from the coding sequence TTGAACGATGAGGTACGCCGTATCAAGGAACGCCTCGATCTGGTGGAGGTGGTGGGAGACTACGTCAAGCTCCGCAAGGCGGGGAAGAGCTTCGTGGGGCTCTGCCCCTTCCATCAGGAGAAGACCCCTTCCTTTTCCGTCTCCCGGGAGCGGCAGACCTACCACTGCTTCGGATGCGGGGCGGGGGGGGACGTGTTCCGGTTTCTCATGGAGATGGAAGGGTGGACCTTTCCCCAGGCCCTGGAGGTCCTGTCCGCCCGGACCGGGGTGGTCCTGGAGCATCGGGGCCGTCGTCGAGAGGAGGGAGGGGACGTTCTGGAGGAGGCCCTGGCCTTCTACCGGGCCTCCCTGGGGGCCTCGGAAGGAGAGGCTGCTCGGGCCTACCTTCGGAGGCGAGAGCTGCCGCAGGAGGCCTGGGAGCGCTTCGAGCTGGGGTGGTCCCTTCCGGCGTGGCGGTCCCTGGAGGACCACCTGCGCCGTCAGGGGCTGAATCTGCGGGACGCGGTGGAACGAGGCCTCTTGGTGGAAGGGCCCAAGGGGACCTACGACCGTTTTCGGGGTCGGGTGATGTTCCCCATCCGCTCCGAAACGGGGAGACTTCTGGGGTTCGGCGGACGCCTGGTGGACGGGGAAGGGGCCAAGTACGTCAACAGTCCCGAAAGCCCCCTCTTCGAGAAGCGCAAGGTCCTCTATCTGCTGCCTCAGGCCAAGAGGGCCATCCGGGAGAAGGGGAGCGCCCTGGTGGTGGAGGGGTATCTGGATGCCATCCGGTGCCATCTGAACGGACACCCCGAGGCGGTGGCCTCCCTGGGAACGGCCTTCACGGAGGAACAGGCGGATCTGTTGGCCCGACAGGCGGACCGCTGCCTGATCTGCTTCGACACGGACGCGGCGGGACAGGAGGCGGCCCTCAAGGGTATGTACGTCCTGCGGAGGAAGGGGTTGGACGTGCGGGTGGTGCGGCTTCCCAAGGGCAAGGATCCCGACGAGCTGCTTCGGGATCCCCAGGGCGCGGAGGCCTTCGAGGGAGCCCTGACGGAGGCCCTTCCCCTCCCCCGTTTCCACGTGGCGGCCCGAAGGAAGTGGCTGGAGGATCCCCAGGAAAGGAAGCGGGGGCTGGAGGAGGTCCTCGGGGGGATCGCGTCCCTTTCGGTGCTGGACGTCCGCCCCAGCCTTCCCGACGTGGCGGCGGACCTGGGACTGCTTCCCCACGAGCTGGAGGCCCTGCTTCGCCAGCGGGGGTGGGGAGGCGTTTCGGAAAAGAGGCCCCCCTTTCCCCCCCGATCCGGGGAGAGGGGAGAAGGCATTTTTCCCCCCCCCGGCGTATCTATCCATGAGAGTGGGGAAGAGGAACCCGCCCCGGACCCTTGGGAGGCGGCCCTGTGCCACCTTCTCTGGTCCCGGGAGGGGTCCCGGTCCTCCTCCGCCCCGGAGGGGGTTCTTCCCCTTCTGCGTTCCGAGTGCGCCCGAGCGGTGGCCTCGGCCCTCCTCTGCGGGGAGAGTCCGGAGGAGCTGGAGGCGCGGTGGCTCCAGACGGGGGACCAACGGTCTGCGGCATTGTTGGCCCTGGGGGGAGCCTTTCTGGAGGAGTTGTACCTGGAGGAATCCCCGGAGGAGGAAGTGCTTCGCCAGCTCAGGCTTCGGGAGTGGCGACGGAGGTACGAGGAGCTGCACCGGAGGGTGGTGCGCAAGGAGAGCCTCTCGGAGGAAGAAAGAAAGGACTATGTCGCCATGGCGGCGAAGATCAAGAGGGGGGAGAAACGGTCCTATGAGCGAAAAGCGCCCTAA
- a CDS encoding sodium-translocating pyrophosphatase encodes MGVSWIGVVGGAGVLALLFAFVATGKINAFKVENDRINELSGIIQKGAMAFLYREYKALVPFVLLVAALLAFKINVPNAVCFVSGALCSALTGYVGMRVATKSNGKTAYGASQGMNSALRIAFTGGSVMGMTVVGVGILGIVGMYVLYGDANVIASFGFGASSIALFARVGGGIYTKAADVGADLVGKVEAGIPEDDPRNPAVIADNVGDNVGDIAGMGADLFESYVNSIIAAMAVGALLFGVAGVAYPLFLAAIGIVASILGTFFVRVKEGGDPQFALRMGLISTGLFMILGAFFVTRWIFDDLTLFWAVVGGVASGVIIGYITEIYTSSSYGSVKEIANASNTGAATNILAGIGVGMKSTGWPVLFICAATLVGVHFGGLYGIACAAVGMLAITGMALSVDAYGPIADNAGGIAEMSGLPHEVRNITDKLDAVGNTTAAIGKGLAIGSAALTALALFVAYAQAVKLDTIDLKDPKVMVGLFIGGLLPFLFSALSIQAVGRAAQKMIDEVRRQFREIPGIMEGTGKPEYERCVDISTAAALREMVIPGLMAVVVPVVVGLILGAEALGGLLGGSIVTGVMMAIFMANAGGAWDNAKKYIEEGHHGGKGTPAHAAAVVGDTVGDPFKDTAGPSLNILIKLMSVVALVLAPLFS; translated from the coding sequence ATGGGTGTTTCGTGGATTGGGGTGGTCGGCGGCGCGGGGGTCTTGGCGCTGCTCTTTGCCTTCGTGGCGACCGGCAAGATCAACGCGTTTAAGGTGGAAAACGACCGGATCAACGAGCTTTCCGGCATCATCCAAAAGGGCGCCATGGCGTTCCTCTATCGGGAATACAAGGCCCTGGTCCCCTTCGTCCTTCTGGTGGCGGCCCTGCTGGCCTTCAAGATCAACGTGCCTAATGCGGTGTGCTTCGTGAGCGGTGCCCTCTGCAGCGCCCTGACGGGCTACGTGGGGATGCGGGTGGCCACCAAGTCCAACGGCAAGACCGCCTACGGCGCCTCCCAGGGCATGAACTCCGCCCTGCGGATTGCCTTCACCGGCGGCAGCGTCATGGGCATGACGGTGGTGGGTGTGGGCATCCTGGGCATCGTGGGGATGTACGTCCTCTACGGGGACGCCAACGTCATCGCCAGCTTCGGCTTCGGCGCCAGCTCCATCGCCCTCTTCGCCCGGGTGGGCGGGGGCATCTACACAAAGGCGGCGGACGTGGGGGCGGACCTGGTGGGTAAGGTGGAGGCGGGCATCCCGGAGGACGACCCCCGGAACCCTGCGGTCATCGCGGACAACGTGGGGGACAACGTGGGGGACATCGCCGGCATGGGGGCGGACCTCTTCGAGTCCTACGTGAACTCCATCATCGCCGCCATGGCCGTGGGTGCCCTGCTCTTCGGGGTGGCTGGGGTTGCCTACCCCCTGTTCCTGGCGGCCATCGGCATCGTGGCCTCTATCCTGGGCACCTTCTTCGTCCGGGTGAAGGAGGGAGGAGATCCCCAGTTCGCCCTGCGCATGGGTCTCATCTCCACGGGTCTCTTCATGATCCTGGGGGCCTTCTTCGTCACCCGCTGGATCTTCGATGACCTGACCCTCTTCTGGGCGGTGGTGGGCGGCGTGGCCTCCGGGGTCATCATCGGCTACATCACCGAGATCTACACCTCCTCCAGCTACGGTTCCGTCAAGGAGATCGCCAACGCCTCCAACACCGGGGCGGCCACGAACATCCTGGCGGGCATCGGCGTGGGCATGAAGTCCACGGGCTGGCCGGTCCTGTTCATCTGCGCCGCCACCCTGGTGGGGGTGCACTTCGGCGGTCTCTACGGCATCGCCTGCGCCGCCGTGGGCATGCTGGCCATCACCGGCATGGCCCTCTCCGTGGACGCCTATGGCCCCATCGCGGACAACGCCGGGGGCATCGCGGAGATGAGCGGTCTGCCTCACGAGGTTCGGAACATCACCGACAAGCTGGATGCGGTGGGCAACACCACTGCTGCCATCGGCAAAGGGCTGGCCATCGGATCCGCCGCCCTCACCGCGTTGGCCCTCTTTGTGGCCTACGCCCAGGCGGTGAAGCTGGACACCATCGACCTGAAGGACCCGAAGGTCATGGTGGGGCTCTTCATCGGTGGCCTGCTGCCCTTCCTCTTCAGCGCCCTCTCCATCCAGGCGGTGGGCCGGGCGGCCCAGAAGATGATCGACGAGGTGCGCCGCCAGTTCCGGGAGATCCCGGGCATCATGGAGGGGACCGGCAAGCCGGAGTACGAGCGCTGCGTGGACATCTCCACCGCTGCGGCCCTGCGGGAGATGGTGATCCCCGGGCTCATGGCGGTGGTGGTTCCTGTGGTGGTGGGGCTGATCCTGGGTGCGGAGGCCCTGGGCGGGCTTCTGGGCGGTTCCATCGTCACCGGCGTCATGATGGCCATCTTCATGGCCAACGCCGGGGGCGCCTGGGACAACGCCAAGAAGTACATTGAAGAGGGGCATCACGGCGGCAAGGGGACTCCGGCCCACGCCGCGGCGGTGGTGGGGGACACGGTGGGGGATCCCTTCAAGGACACCGCGGGTCCCAGCCTGAACATTCTCATCAAGCTCATGTCCGTGGTGGCCCTGGTTCTGGCCCCCCTGTTCTCCTAA